A genomic stretch from Falco cherrug isolate bFalChe1 chromosome 3, bFalChe1.pri, whole genome shotgun sequence includes:
- the CAMK2N1 gene encoding calcium/calmodulin-dependent protein kinase II inhibitor 1, protein MSEGPPYGEGQLAGDAAVGQLPFPVRLRGPDGLLAGGQGKRPPKLGQIGRSKRVVIEDDRIDDVLQNLSEKAPPGV, encoded by the exons atGTCGGAGGGGCCGCCCTACGGCGAGGGGCAGCTGGCGGGGGACGCGGCCGTGGGGCAGCTGCCCTTCCCCGTCCGCCTGCGCGGCCCCGACGGGCTCCTGGCCGGCGGGCAGGGGAAGCGGCCGCCCAAGCTGGGGCAGATCGGCCGCAGCAAGAGAG tGGTTATTGAAGATGATAGAATTGATGATGTGCTGCAAAATCTCTCAGAAAAGGCCCCTCCTGGTGTTTAA
- the MUL1 gene encoding mitochondrial ubiquitin ligase activator of NFKB 1, with product MEGGGRPSAAQAVLLAASTALTALLYSVYRQKARVARGLEGARRVRLDADLRAVLLEAPGRCVPYAVIEGVVRSVKETLSSQFVENCKGVIQRLTLQEHKMVWNRTTHLWNDYEKIIHQRTNTAPFDLVPQEEGASVTVRVMKPLDAAELSLETVYEKFHPSVQSFTDVIGHYISGERPKGIQETEQMLKVGTALTGVGELVLDNATIKLQPPKQGMPYYLSAMDFDSLLQKQESNVRFWKILTVVFGFATCAVLFFILRKQYQHHRERQHLKQMQDEFRQAQERLMREMNAEGGETLKNACIICLSNTKACVFLECGHVCSCNECYWALPEPKKCPICRQAITRVVPLYNS from the exons ATggagggcggcgggcggccctCGGCCGCGCAGGCCGTGCTGCTGGCCGCCAGCACCGCCCTCACCGCGCTGCTCTACTCCGTGTACCGGCAGAAGGCCCGCGTCGCCCGCGGCCTCGAG GGCGCCAGGAGGGTCCGGCTGGACGCGGACCTGCGGGCGGTGCTGCTGGAGGCGCCGGGGCGCTGCGTCCCCTACGCGGTCATCGAAG GTGTGGTGCGGTCCGTTAAGGAGACCCTGAGCAGCCAGTTTGTGGAGAACTGCAAGGGCGTCATTCAGAGGCTGACGCTGCAGGAGCACAAGATGGTGTGGAACCGAACAACCCACCTCTG gaaTGACTATGAGAAGATCATCCACCAGAGAACCAACACGGCCCCCTTCGACCTGGTCCCTCAGGAGGAAGGCGCCAGTGTCACAGTCAGGGTGATGAAGCCACTGGACGCTGCTGAGCTCAGCCTGGAGACCGTGTATGAGAAATTTCATCCCTCTGTCCAGTCCTTCACTGATGTCATCGGCCACTACATCAGCGGAGAGCGCCCCAAGGGCATTCAGGAGACGGAGCAGATGCTGAAGGTGGGCACGGCACTGACGGGGGTGGGAGAGCTGGTTCTGGATAACGCCACGATCAAGCTGCAGCCCCCAAAGCAGGGCATGCCCTACTACCTGAGCGCCATGGATTTTGACTCCTTGCTGCAGAAACAAGAATCAAACGTGCGGTTTTGGAAAATCCTGACCGTTGTTTTTGGCTTTGCCACCTGTGCTGTCCTCTTTTTCATCCTACGGAAGCAATACCAGCATCACCGAGAGAGGCAGCACCTCAAGCAAATGCAGGATGAATTCCGGCAGGCCCAGGAGCGCCTGATGCGTGAAATGAACGCGGAGGGCGGAGAGACGCTCAAAAACGCCTGCATCATCTGCCTGAGCAACACCAAAGCCTGCGTCTTCCTGGAGTGTGGGCATGTTTGCTCATGCAACGAGTGCTACTGGGCTCTCCCTGAGCCCAAAAAGTGCCCGATCTGCAGGCAGGCCATCACCAGGGTGGTTCCCTTATACAACAGTTAA